Proteins from a genomic interval of Marmoricola sp. OAE513:
- a CDS encoding peptidase M6, whose product MPRSKRAAWSALAVTAALITSSALTNTTADAAAPAAATKAKKPTSDTRNVGPDYNGGKPMSLDRASIRRAKSRIAAQAAVAPVVGASQTWLANDDTDGSIYLKNYTLRGIGDHIQVWVAQDTAFPAGDCRNTLGLSEVTDAQVNSFVHEFDTNIYPTESAAFSVPPSRDGTGGAELAEQIGEDADYWKVDADKADDIVVLVDNVKDANFYDPGTPDGQTYIAGFFYSVFNEYLDRNIMTIDAYDWLHRTGANPPDNSADQAYKDCATSQGSNRPYGAAKPHLYEGTFAHEYQHLLEYYADPDETAWVNEGLSDWAQTLVGYVDPSIAPDAAGADGHLACIQGFSDPAFGGAENSLTEWGDQGGPEILCDYGAAYSFMEYLQSHYGNKFMKKLHLEGGNGLVGLDKVLTESAPKIKGKPGPHKTAMQTLHDWNASLALDSFISWRGVRGGLAHWLSIKSMKAKINWDNAQDYNTPGAPPNGADYVRLRKANGSYYKASELRSVTFNGASTLEPDPVEWTEVANPPSATTEATTCGDVPTGTGPAALYSGCGESLDRSITRQVAVPSTGATLTFDALWDIEEDWDFGFAQVSADGGKTWKSLATADTTTDADPGADPAAVSQLPGFSGDSGTWKSQTADLSAYAGKNVLIGFRYITDTAVNEGGFWVRNIKVGSTEVPSTLAGWKTISQVNPTKVAGYTVQLIGYDSKGHTAITRIPLNKTFDGKLSVGQLFVRLGLRPTTVAALVTQDDPKEVVNQQARYSLKVNGNLQPGG is encoded by the coding sequence ATGCCTCGCAGCAAGCGAGCCGCGTGGTCAGCACTAGCAGTAACCGCTGCGCTGATCACCTCGTCGGCTCTGACCAACACCACCGCGGACGCCGCTGCGCCGGCCGCCGCCACCAAGGCGAAGAAACCGACCAGCGACACGCGCAACGTCGGGCCGGACTACAACGGCGGCAAGCCGATGAGCCTCGACCGGGCCAGCATCCGGCGGGCCAAGAGCCGGATCGCGGCACAGGCAGCCGTGGCCCCCGTCGTCGGCGCCAGCCAGACCTGGCTCGCCAACGACGACACCGACGGCTCGATCTACCTCAAGAACTACACGCTGCGCGGGATCGGCGACCACATCCAGGTGTGGGTCGCCCAGGACACCGCCTTCCCGGCCGGCGACTGCCGCAACACCCTCGGGCTCAGCGAGGTCACCGACGCACAGGTGAACAGCTTCGTGCACGAGTTCGACACCAACATCTACCCGACCGAGTCGGCCGCTTTCTCGGTCCCGCCGAGCCGTGACGGCACCGGCGGCGCCGAGCTCGCCGAGCAGATCGGCGAGGACGCCGACTACTGGAAGGTCGACGCCGACAAGGCCGACGACATCGTCGTCCTGGTCGACAACGTCAAGGACGCGAACTTCTACGACCCCGGTACGCCGGACGGTCAGACCTACATCGCGGGCTTCTTCTACTCGGTCTTCAACGAGTACCTCGACCGCAACATCATGACCATCGACGCCTACGACTGGCTGCACCGCACCGGGGCGAACCCGCCGGACAACAGCGCGGACCAGGCGTACAAGGACTGCGCCACCAGCCAGGGCTCGAACCGCCCGTACGGCGCCGCCAAGCCGCACCTGTACGAGGGCACCTTCGCGCACGAGTACCAGCACCTGCTGGAGTACTACGCCGACCCCGACGAGACCGCGTGGGTCAACGAGGGTCTCTCGGACTGGGCGCAGACCCTGGTCGGCTACGTGGACCCGTCGATCGCTCCCGACGCGGCCGGGGCGGACGGGCACCTCGCCTGCATCCAGGGCTTCTCCGACCCGGCGTTCGGCGGCGCGGAGAACTCGCTGACCGAATGGGGTGACCAGGGTGGTCCCGAGATCCTCTGCGACTACGGCGCGGCGTACTCGTTCATGGAGTACCTGCAGAGCCACTACGGCAACAAGTTCATGAAGAAGCTGCACCTCGAGGGTGGCAACGGCCTGGTCGGTCTGGACAAGGTCCTGACCGAGTCCGCGCCGAAGATCAAGGGCAAGCCCGGTCCGCACAAGACGGCGATGCAGACGCTGCACGACTGGAACGCCTCCTTGGCGCTGGACTCCTTCATCTCCTGGCGCGGCGTCCGCGGCGGGCTGGCGCACTGGCTCTCGATCAAGTCGATGAAGGCGAAGATCAACTGGGACAACGCGCAGGACTACAACACCCCGGGTGCTCCGCCGAACGGTGCCGACTACGTGCGGCTCCGCAAGGCCAACGGGTCGTACTACAAGGCCTCCGAGCTCCGGTCGGTGACGTTCAACGGCGCGTCCACGCTGGAGCCGGACCCGGTGGAGTGGACCGAGGTGGCGAACCCGCCGAGTGCCACCACCGAGGCGACCACCTGCGGTGACGTCCCGACCGGCACCGGGCCGGCAGCCCTCTACTCGGGTTGCGGCGAGAGCCTGGACCGCTCGATCACCCGGCAGGTCGCGGTGCCCAGCACCGGCGCGACGCTGACGTTCGACGCGCTCTGGGACATCGAGGAGGACTGGGACTTCGGCTTCGCCCAGGTCTCCGCGGACGGCGGCAAGACCTGGAAGAGCCTGGCCACCGCCGACACGACGACCGACGCGGACCCGGGTGCTGACCCGGCCGCGGTCTCGCAGCTGCCCGGCTTCAGCGGGGACAGCGGGACGTGGAAGTCGCAGACCGCCGACCTCTCGGCGTACGCCGGGAAGAACGTCCTGATCGGGTTCCGGTACATCACCGACACCGCGGTCAACGAGGGCGGCTTCTGGGTGCGCAACATCAAGGTCGGGTCGACCGAGGTGCCCAGCACCCTGGCGGGCTGGAAGACGATCTCGCAGGTGAACCCGACCAAGGTGGCCGGCTACACCGTCCAGCTGATCGGCTACGACTCCAAGGGCCACACCGCCATCACGCGGATCCCGCTGAACAAGACGTTCGACGGGAAGCTCAGCGTGGGGCAGCTGTTCGTCCGGCTGGGTCTGCGGCCCACCACGGTCGCTGCGCTGGTCACCCAGGACGACCCGAAGGAGGTCGTGAACCAGCAG
- a CDS encoding MFS transporter, which produces MSTVEQAVETVEPTLGRGRHIGLAITALALGGFAIGTTEFVTMGLLPQIADGISSSNARTGHIISAYALGVVVGAPVIVSLGARLPRRGLAIGLVLALGIGNALTAVAQGYEQVMVARFVAGLPHGAYFGVASLIAASLVAPERRGRAVSGVMLGLSVATVAGVPASTWLGQGLGWRSAYWAVLGITVITALGLLAFVPASRGNPAATVRGELTALTEPRVLFAMGAGMIGFGGIFAMYSYVAPLVTDVADVSDGGVPVFLLAFGIGSVLGSWLAGRMADWDNVRSVLIGFGSAVGVLLAIVGVAGIPVLLWVMVLLLGMLGSVLAINLQIRLMHAAGDAQMLGAALNHSALNVANGLGAWLGSVVIAAGHGYRAPSLVGAGLAVAGLVLFALGLLRKDDTPAV; this is translated from the coding sequence GTGAGCACTGTGGAGCAAGCCGTCGAGACCGTCGAACCGACCCTCGGCCGCGGCAGGCACATCGGTCTGGCCATCACCGCCCTGGCGCTCGGTGGCTTCGCGATCGGCACCACCGAGTTCGTCACGATGGGCCTGCTCCCGCAGATCGCCGACGGGATCAGCTCCTCCAACGCGCGGACCGGACACATCATCTCGGCGTACGCCCTGGGCGTGGTCGTCGGCGCCCCGGTGATCGTGTCCCTGGGGGCGCGGCTACCGCGCCGCGGGCTGGCGATCGGCCTCGTCCTGGCCCTCGGCATCGGAAACGCCCTCACGGCGGTCGCGCAGGGGTACGAGCAGGTGATGGTCGCCCGCTTCGTCGCCGGCCTCCCGCACGGCGCCTACTTCGGCGTCGCCTCCCTGATCGCCGCCTCCCTGGTCGCCCCGGAACGACGCGGTCGCGCGGTCAGCGGTGTGATGCTCGGACTCTCGGTGGCCACCGTCGCAGGCGTCCCGGCCAGCACCTGGCTCGGTCAGGGACTCGGTTGGCGCAGCGCCTACTGGGCGGTCCTCGGCATCACCGTGATCACCGCGCTCGGTCTGCTGGCGTTCGTGCCGGCCTCGCGGGGGAACCCCGCCGCCACCGTCCGCGGTGAGCTCACCGCGCTGACAGAGCCGCGGGTGCTGTTCGCGATGGGCGCCGGGATGATCGGCTTCGGTGGGATCTTCGCGATGTACTCCTACGTCGCGCCCCTGGTCACCGACGTCGCCGACGTGTCCGACGGCGGCGTCCCGGTCTTCCTGCTCGCCTTCGGCATCGGCTCGGTGCTCGGTTCCTGGCTCGCGGGCCGGATGGCGGACTGGGACAACGTCCGCTCGGTCCTGATCGGGTTCGGCTCGGCTGTGGGGGTGCTGCTCGCCATCGTCGGCGTCGCCGGCATCCCCGTGCTGCTGTGGGTGATGGTGCTGCTGCTCGGCATGCTCGGCTCGGTGCTCGCGATCAACCTGCAGATCCGGTTGATGCACGCGGCGGGTGACGCCCAGATGCTCGGTGCAGCGCTGAACCACTCCGCGCTCAACGTCGCCAACGGCCTCGGTGCCTGGCTCGGCTCGGTGGTCATCGCCGCCGGTCACGGCTACCGCGCGCCGAGCCTGGTCGGTGCCGGGCTCGCGGTCGCAGGACTGGTCCTCTTCGCCCTCGGTCTCCTGCGCAAGGACGACACCCCGGCCGTGTGA
- the murI gene encoding glutamate racemase, which yields MASAPIGIFDSGFGGLTVARAVIDQLPAESVLYLGDTARQPYGPKPIGEVREYALECLDHLVEQGVKMLVIACNSASAAMLRDARERYDVPVVEVILPATRRAVAATRTGRIGVICTRATAESQAYDDAFAAAPQVTLTTQACPRFVEFVEQGVTGGPELLAAAHEYLDPLVAAGVDTLVLGCTHYPLLTGVISYVMGDGVTLVSSAEECAKDVYRVLTERGLESDPGVPPVHRFLTTGQPGEFESIGRRFLGPELQSVLQVVGSASAGGVAQVVGL from the coding sequence GTGGCAAGCGCTCCGATCGGCATCTTCGACTCGGGCTTCGGTGGACTCACCGTGGCTCGTGCTGTCATCGACCAGCTGCCCGCCGAGTCCGTCCTCTACCTGGGCGACACCGCGCGCCAGCCCTACGGCCCCAAGCCGATCGGCGAGGTCCGCGAGTACGCGCTGGAGTGCCTCGACCACCTGGTCGAGCAGGGCGTGAAGATGCTCGTGATCGCGTGCAACTCCGCGAGTGCGGCGATGCTGCGTGACGCCCGCGAGCGGTACGACGTGCCGGTCGTCGAGGTGATCCTCCCGGCCACCCGGCGCGCGGTCGCCGCCACGCGGACAGGTCGGATCGGCGTGATCTGCACCCGGGCGACCGCGGAGTCGCAGGCGTACGACGACGCGTTCGCCGCCGCGCCCCAGGTCACCCTGACCACGCAGGCCTGCCCCCGCTTCGTCGAGTTCGTCGAGCAGGGCGTCACCGGGGGTCCCGAGCTCCTGGCCGCAGCGCACGAGTACCTGGACCCGCTGGTCGCTGCCGGCGTGGACACCCTGGTCCTCGGCTGCACGCACTACCCGCTGCTCACCGGTGTCATCTCCTACGTGATGGGGGACGGGGTGACCCTCGTCTCCAGCGCGGAGGAGTGCGCCAAGGACGTCTACCGGGTCCTCACCGAGCGTGGGCTGGAGTCCGACCCGGGCGTGCCCCCGGTGCACCGCTTCCTGACCACCGGGCAGCCGGGAGAGTTCGAGTCGATCGGGCGCCGGTTCCTGGGCCCCGAGCTCCAGTCGGTCCTGCAGGTCGTGGGATCGGCCAGCGCCGGAGGCGTGGCGCAGGTGGTCGGACTGTGA
- a CDS encoding MBL fold metallo-hydrolase: MRLTVIGCAGSYPGPDSPASCYLLETEHEGRPFRLLLDLGSGALGTLHSHVDPMLVDAVLLSHLHADHCLDLTGLYVLRRYHPDGAAPRIPVWGPERTAVRMAKAYDLEEDPGMNEEFEFLDYPAETFQVGPFEVTAREVAHPVTAFGLRIRADGRTLAYSGDTGTCDALVETAKDADLFLCEASFVEGAENPPDLHLTGAEAGVMATQADARRLVLTHVPPWHDPAVMLAEATLTYDGPLELAVPGETYEI; encoded by the coding sequence GTGAGGCTCACCGTGATCGGCTGCGCGGGCAGCTACCCGGGCCCCGACTCGCCCGCCTCCTGCTACCTGCTCGAGACCGAGCACGAGGGGCGCCCGTTCCGGCTCCTGCTCGACCTGGGCAGTGGTGCCCTCGGCACGCTGCACTCCCACGTCGACCCGATGCTCGTCGACGCGGTCCTCCTCTCGCACCTGCACGCCGACCACTGCCTGGACCTGACCGGTCTCTACGTGCTCCGCCGCTACCACCCCGACGGTGCGGCGCCGAGGATCCCCGTGTGGGGTCCCGAACGCACGGCCGTGCGGATGGCCAAGGCCTACGACCTCGAGGAAGACCCGGGGATGAACGAGGAGTTCGAGTTCCTCGACTACCCGGCCGAGACCTTCCAGGTCGGTCCCTTCGAGGTGACCGCACGCGAGGTCGCGCACCCGGTGACCGCCTTCGGCCTGCGGATCCGCGCCGACGGACGGACGCTGGCCTACTCCGGTGACACCGGTACCTGCGACGCGCTGGTGGAGACCGCGAAGGACGCCGACCTCTTCCTCTGCGAGGCCTCGTTCGTCGAGGGCGCGGAGAACCCGCCGGACCTGCACCTCACCGGCGCCGAGGCCGGCGTCATGGCGACGCAGGCCGACGCCCGCCGCCTGGTGCTCACCCACGTGCCCCCGTGGCACGACCCCGCGGTCATGCTCGCCGAGGCGACGCTGACCTACGACGGTCCGCTCGAGCTCGCCGTACCCGGCGAGACCTACGAGATCTGA
- a CDS encoding response regulator transcription factor produces MTEPKIRIVIVDDDPLVRSGLAMILGGSSTLEVVAQAADGAAGIVAVEEHSPDVVLIDIRMPVMDGIEATASLVTRPDAPQVIVLTTFDADDYVMRALAAGASGFLLKDTAPQDIVDAIHKVAAGEPMLSPSVTSTLIQQVTTGQSPDRARAAKTRLDRLTERELEVALAVGRGLSNAEIAKELYLSVPTVKAHIGRLFTKLEVENRVQIALCVHDAGLG; encoded by the coding sequence ATGACAGAGCCCAAGATCCGGATCGTGATCGTCGACGACGACCCGCTCGTCCGCAGCGGGCTGGCGATGATCCTCGGCGGCAGCAGCACGCTGGAGGTCGTCGCCCAGGCCGCCGACGGGGCGGCCGGCATCGTCGCGGTCGAGGAGCACTCCCCCGACGTCGTGCTGATCGACATCCGGATGCCGGTGATGGACGGGATCGAGGCGACCGCCTCGCTGGTCACCCGCCCCGACGCACCCCAGGTGATCGTGCTGACCACGTTCGACGCCGACGACTACGTGATGCGCGCGCTCGCGGCAGGTGCCAGCGGCTTCCTGCTCAAGGACACCGCGCCCCAGGACATCGTCGACGCGATCCACAAGGTCGCCGCCGGGGAGCCGATGCTCTCGCCGAGCGTGACCAGCACGTTGATCCAGCAGGTCACCACCGGGCAGTCCCCGGACCGTGCCCGGGCCGCGAAGACCCGCCTCGACCGGCTCACCGAGCGCGAGCTCGAGGTCGCGCTGGCCGTCGGGCGCGGGTTGAGCAACGCCGAGATCGCCAAGGAGCTCTACCTGAGCGTGCCGACGGTCAAGGCGCACATCGGGCGCTTGTTCACCAAGCTGGAGGTCGAGAACCGGGTGCAGATCGCGCTGTGCGTGCACGACGCGGGGCTGGGCTAG
- a CDS encoding histidine kinase: MLQAAPEDYNQPLTRWGKVWRFLLCVTVSTLAWWDIADHQWHDDRRFFWIDLSFGLASFVIVTFRRRWPYRVALVLTLFGLVSASAAGPGGLALVSLATRRRYPEVVSIGVLSVVVGQLYSHYAPNLTGDPPWLTFTFLVVITIAASAVGMYLGSRRELVWTLRERARSAESEQEMRVSQARSAERERIAREMHDVLAHRISLITMHAGALAYRTDLPPEQVAETAGLIQAKAHEALADLRQVLGVLRSPDGTGDKPQPTYGDLDALIAESAASGMVIDFASDLGDDVQPPDQVGRTLYRVVQEALTNARKHAVGAHVTVRISGTPEEGITATVANATRVGALGMPVTPGAGLGLVGLRERAELAGGTLTVIDEPTRFSLRCWLPWTT; the protein is encoded by the coding sequence GTGCTGCAGGCCGCTCCGGAGGACTACAACCAGCCGTTGACCCGCTGGGGCAAGGTCTGGCGGTTCCTGCTGTGCGTGACCGTCTCGACACTGGCGTGGTGGGACATCGCGGACCACCAGTGGCACGACGACCGGCGGTTCTTCTGGATCGACCTGAGCTTCGGACTCGCCTCCTTCGTGATCGTGACCTTCCGGCGGCGGTGGCCCTACCGGGTCGCCCTGGTGCTCACGCTGTTCGGGCTGGTCTCGGCCTCGGCGGCCGGTCCGGGTGGCCTCGCCCTGGTCTCGCTGGCCACCCGGCGCAGGTACCCCGAGGTCGTCAGCATCGGCGTGCTCAGCGTGGTCGTCGGGCAGCTGTACTCGCACTACGCACCGAACCTGACCGGCGACCCGCCCTGGCTCACCTTCACGTTCCTGGTGGTCATCACGATCGCGGCCAGCGCGGTCGGCATGTACCTCGGATCGCGCCGTGAGCTGGTGTGGACGCTGCGCGAACGCGCGCGCTCGGCGGAGTCCGAGCAGGAGATGCGGGTCAGCCAGGCCCGCTCCGCCGAGCGCGAGCGGATCGCCCGGGAGATGCACGACGTGCTCGCCCACCGGATCTCCCTGATCACGATGCACGCGGGCGCCCTCGCCTACCGCACCGACCTGCCCCCCGAGCAGGTCGCCGAGACGGCGGGCCTCATCCAGGCCAAGGCGCACGAGGCGCTGGCCGACCTGCGGCAGGTGCTGGGGGTGCTGCGCAGCCCGGACGGCACCGGGGACAAGCCGCAGCCGACGTACGGCGACCTGGACGCGCTGATCGCGGAGTCCGCCGCCAGCGGGATGGTGATCGACTTCGCCAGCGACCTCGGCGACGACGTCCAGCCGCCCGACCAGGTCGGTCGCACGCTCTACCGGGTCGTGCAGGAGGCGCTGACCAATGCGCGCAAGCACGCGGTCGGCGCGCACGTGACCGTCCGGATCAGCGGTACTCCGGAGGAGGGCATCACGGCGACCGTCGCCAATGCGACCCGCGTGGGCGCCCTGGGCATGCCGGTGACGCCGGGCGCGGGACTCGGGCTCGTCGGTCTGCGCGAGCGCGCCGAGCTGGCCGGCGGCACGCTGACGGTGATCGACGAGCCCACCCGGTTCAGCCTGCGATGCTGGTTGCCGTGGACGACGTGA
- a CDS encoding ATP-binding cassette domain-containing protein, producing MIKLEGVSKRYGDFVAVDDVSFVAQPGRVTGFLGPNGAGKSTSMRIMVGLTPPDKGSSTIGGLKYHDIPNPGRHVGVLLDASAQHAGRTGREVLALSALTMGLPKAKVDEMLNLVGLTENEAGRRVKNYSLGMRQRLGLANALIGDPSVLILDEPANGLDPAGIHWMRSLLRGYAERGGTVLLSSHLLHEVEMIADEMVLIGRGKIVAQGTKAELLKTAGTFVKGESPEKLAAVLSEAGIQASPSGDGGLRSDAEPVDIGRAAAAAGVVLVELRPAEGAGLEEMFLELTADDAREPVATQGVPA from the coding sequence ATGATCAAACTCGAAGGTGTTTCCAAGCGGTACGGCGACTTCGTCGCTGTCGACGACGTCTCGTTCGTCGCTCAGCCCGGACGCGTGACCGGCTTCCTCGGCCCGAACGGCGCCGGCAAGTCCACGAGCATGCGGATCATGGTCGGCCTCACGCCGCCCGACAAGGGCAGCTCGACGATCGGCGGGCTGAAGTACCACGACATCCCGAACCCGGGCCGCCACGTCGGCGTCCTGCTCGACGCCTCCGCGCAGCACGCCGGCCGGACCGGCCGCGAGGTGCTCGCCCTGAGTGCCCTGACCATGGGCCTGCCCAAGGCCAAGGTCGACGAGATGCTGAACCTGGTCGGCCTGACCGAGAACGAGGCCGGCCGCCGGGTGAAGAACTACTCCCTCGGCATGCGCCAGCGCCTCGGCCTGGCCAACGCCCTGATCGGGGACCCGTCGGTGTTGATCCTCGACGAGCCGGCCAACGGCCTCGACCCCGCCGGCATCCACTGGATGCGGTCGCTGCTGCGCGGGTACGCCGAGCGCGGCGGCACGGTGCTGCTGTCCTCGCACCTGCTGCACGAGGTCGAGATGATCGCCGACGAGATGGTGCTCATCGGCCGCGGCAAGATCGTCGCGCAGGGCACCAAGGCCGAGCTGCTCAAGACGGCCGGCACGTTCGTGAAGGGCGAGTCCCCGGAGAAGCTCGCCGCGGTCCTGTCCGAGGCCGGGATCCAGGCCTCGCCGTCCGGTGACGGGGGTCTGCGCTCGGACGCCGAACCCGTCGACATCGGCCGCGCCGCTGCTGCGGCCGGGGTCGTGCTGGTCGAGCTGCGCCCCGCCGAGGGCGCCGGTCTGGAAGAGATGTTCCTCGAGCTCACGGCGGACGACGCCCGCGAGCCGGTCGCCACCCAAGGAGTCCCCGCATGA
- a CDS encoding ABC transporter permease subunit — protein MSTTTAPATLDVSSTPRVPLSTLLQVELRKMYDTKAGAWLLAIIGIVTTVAIVLFGLLANDNDKTFSNFAGFAATPQGFLLPVMAILLITQEWGQRTAMVTFTLEPHRSRVLTAKIGAALVIGLGAYVLAMVVAILAALVLGGGSPFEDFSTFDLATFGMLQILGILQGVAFGLVFLSSATAIVLYFAIPIVFGIIGEISPSFADAAAWFDLGTAQAPLLNGASSLTGEEWTQLGVTSVIWVALPLVVGAWRMLRSELK, from the coding sequence ATGAGCACCACCACCGCACCCGCGACCCTGGACGTCTCCTCGACGCCCCGTGTCCCGCTGAGCACGTTGCTCCAGGTCGAGCTGCGCAAGATGTACGACACCAAGGCCGGTGCCTGGCTGCTGGCCATCATCGGCATCGTCACGACGGTGGCCATCGTGCTCTTCGGCCTGCTCGCCAACGACAACGACAAGACGTTCTCGAACTTCGCCGGCTTCGCGGCCACCCCGCAGGGCTTCCTGCTCCCGGTGATGGCGATCCTGCTGATCACCCAGGAGTGGGGCCAGCGGACCGCGATGGTCACCTTCACCCTGGAACCGCACCGGTCCCGCGTCCTCACGGCCAAGATCGGGGCCGCACTGGTCATCGGCCTCGGCGCCTACGTCCTGGCCATGGTCGTCGCCATCCTCGCGGCGCTGGTGCTCGGCGGCGGCTCGCCGTTCGAGGACTTCAGCACCTTCGACCTGGCGACCTTCGGGATGCTCCAGATCCTCGGCATCCTCCAGGGAGTCGCGTTCGGTCTGGTCTTCCTGAGCAGCGCGACCGCGATCGTCCTCTACTTCGCGATCCCGATCGTGTTCGGAATCATCGGGGAGATCTCGCCGTCCTTCGCCGACGCCGCCGCGTGGTTCGACCTCGGCACCGCGCAGGCTCCGCTCCTCAACGGCGCGTCCAGCCTGACCGGCGAGGAGTGGACCCAGCTCGGTGTCACCTCGGTCATCTGGGTGGCCCTGCCGCTCGTGGTCGGCGCTTGGCGAATGCTGCGCTCGGAGCTGAAGTAA
- the rph gene encoding ribonuclease PH yields the protein MTRADGRADDELRPITFTRSWQDHPAGSVLVEFGRTKVLCAASASVGVPRWRKGSGLGWVTAEYAMLPSATNTRSDRESVKGRIGGRTHEISRLIGRSLRAAIDYKALGENTIVLDCDVLQADGGTRTAAITGAYVALADAVAHLKAEGALAGEPLVASVAAVSVGIIDGVPRLDLPYEEDVRAETDMNVVMNGAGSFIEVQGTAEGAPFNRAELDALLGLAEKGCADLTRLQQEALAAGA from the coding sequence ATGACCCGAGCAGACGGCCGCGCCGACGACGAACTCCGCCCGATCACCTTCACCCGCAGCTGGCAGGACCACCCCGCCGGTTCCGTGCTGGTCGAGTTCGGCAGGACCAAGGTGCTCTGCGCCGCTTCGGCGTCCGTCGGCGTCCCGCGCTGGCGCAAGGGCTCCGGCCTGGGCTGGGTCACCGCCGAGTACGCGATGCTCCCGTCGGCCACCAACACCCGCTCGGACCGCGAGTCCGTCAAGGGCCGCATCGGTGGTCGCACCCACGAGATCTCCCGGCTGATCGGCCGCTCGCTGCGCGCCGCGATCGACTACAAGGCGCTGGGTGAGAACACGATCGTGCTCGACTGCGACGTCCTCCAGGCCGACGGCGGCACCCGCACCGCCGCGATCACCGGCGCGTACGTCGCGCTCGCCGACGCGGTCGCCCACCTCAAGGCCGAGGGCGCCCTGGCCGGCGAGCCGCTGGTCGCCTCGGTGGCGGCTGTCTCCGTCGGCATCATCGACGGCGTCCCGCGCCTGGACCTCCCGTACGAGGAGGACGTCCGCGCGGAGACCGACATGAACGTCGTCATGAACGGGGCAGGATCCTTCATCGAGGTCCAGGGCACCGCCGAGGGGGCGCCGTTCAACCGCGCCGAGCTCGACGCGCTCCTCGGTCTGGCCGAGAAGGGCTGCGCGGATCTCACGCGCCTCCAGCAGGAAGCCCTCGCCGCCGGTGCCTGA
- a CDS encoding non-canonical purine NTP pyrophosphatase has product MPEIFLASRNPKKLIELERILGEVVPGLTVLGLDDVPPYDEPVEDAPDFAGNALLKARAGFAISGKPTLADDSGLCVDALNGMPGVLSARWGGQPKSDERNNRLLLDQLADVPDERRGAYFVSVVALVHEGGEILVEGRMNGHVIREVRGTGGFGYDVLFVADDRPGLTTAELDKDTKDAISHRGKALREIAPQVAEILI; this is encoded by the coding sequence GTGCCTGAGATCTTTCTCGCCTCCCGCAACCCCAAGAAGCTGATCGAGCTCGAGCGGATCCTCGGCGAGGTCGTGCCCGGCCTGACCGTGCTCGGCCTCGACGACGTGCCGCCGTACGACGAGCCGGTCGAGGACGCCCCCGACTTCGCGGGCAACGCGCTGCTGAAAGCGCGCGCCGGGTTCGCGATCTCCGGCAAGCCGACCCTCGCCGACGACAGCGGTCTGTGCGTCGACGCGCTCAACGGCATGCCCGGCGTTCTCTCCGCCCGCTGGGGCGGTCAGCCCAAGAGTGACGAGCGGAACAACCGGCTCCTGCTCGACCAGCTGGCCGACGTCCCCGACGAGCGCCGCGGCGCGTACTTCGTGAGCGTCGTCGCCCTGGTCCACGAGGGCGGCGAGATCCTCGTCGAGGGCCGGATGAACGGCCACGTGATCCGCGAGGTCCGCGGCACCGGCGGGTTCGGGTACGACGTCCTGTTCGTCGCCGACGACCGCCCGGGCCTGACGACGGCCGAGCTGGACAAGGACACGAAGGACGCGATCTCGCACCGCGGGAAAGCCCTGCGGGAGATCGCCCCGCAGGTGGCGGAGATCCTGATCTAG
- the bcp gene encoding thioredoxin-dependent thiol peroxidase, translating into MTTRLSPGDSAPDFSLPTDGEAPVKLKDLRGKKVIVYFYPAAMTPGCTKQACDFTDSLSSLEKAGYTVVGISPDKPEKLAKFRERDGLTITLASDADKSVMTSYGAFGEKKLYGKVVQGVIRSTIVVDEKGKVELAQYNVKATGHVAKLKRDLGLDD; encoded by the coding sequence ATGACGACTCGACTCTCCCCTGGGGACTCAGCTCCGGACTTCAGCCTCCCGACCGACGGCGAAGCCCCGGTGAAGCTCAAGGACCTGCGCGGGAAGAAGGTGATCGTGTACTTCTACCCGGCCGCGATGACGCCGGGGTGCACCAAGCAGGCGTGCGACTTCACCGACTCGCTGAGCTCGCTGGAGAAGGCCGGCTACACCGTGGTCGGGATCTCCCCCGACAAGCCCGAGAAGCTGGCCAAGTTCCGCGAGCGCGACGGGCTGACCATCACGCTGGCCTCGGACGCCGACAAATCCGTGATGACGTCGTACGGCGCGTTCGGCGAGAAGAAGCTGTACGGCAAGGTCGTCCAGGGCGTCATCCGCTCGACGATCGTGGTCGACGAGAAGGGCAAGGTCGAGCTCGCGCAGTACAACGTGAAGGCGACCGGTCACGTGGCGAAGCTGAAGCGGGACCTCGGGCTCGACGACTAG
- a CDS encoding DUF3618 domain-containing protein has protein sequence MGDRNLSSIESDIEQTRARLASTIDQLAYRTSPKTIAKREVSAVKGFFVDEKGPRTDNIIKVVGGVVGVVVVFSLIRKIAG, from the coding sequence GTGGGAGACAGGAACCTGAGCTCGATCGAGAGCGACATCGAGCAGACGCGTGCGCGCCTGGCCTCGACGATCGACCAGCTCGCGTACCGCACCAGCCCGAAGACGATCGCCAAGCGCGAGGTCTCGGCGGTCAAGGGCTTCTTCGTCGACGAGAAGGGCCCCCGCACCGACAACATCATCAAGGTCGTCGGCGGCGTCGTCGGGGTCGTGGTCGTGTTCAGCCTGATCCGCAAGATCGCCGGCTAG